TTTTTGAGCGTTTTTAGCCTGCGTGATATCGGTTTTTACGCCTGTTATCTTGCCACTTTGCACGCTAAATCTCACCGCACAGATCATATCATGCACGCAAGCGACCGAGTAGGCCTCAAAGTCCTCAAGCTTGGCTAGATCAACTTCAACCTTTGTTTGCATATTTTTAAGCGTTTGCATCTTATCTCTAGTCGCGGCTGCTTGCTCGTAGTCTTCGGCTTTGGCGTAGTTTAGCATGAGCTCTTCAAGGCGGGCGATTAACAAATTTGGATTTTGCAAAGCGGCTGTGGCGTCAGCGACTATTTTAGCGTAGCTCTCTTTTGAAATTTTGCCCTCACATGGGGCGTAGCAGCGTTTTAGCTGGTAAAATAGGCAGGCTTTTTTGCCTTTGATGCAGGACTTTTTTTGAACTAGGTTGAAATTTAGATAAAGCGCCTCAAGAAGCTCTCCTGCTCCACTAAAATATGGCCCAAAATAGCGTATATTTGAGCCTTTTACAACCTTTCTAGTGATCTCAAATCTCGGAAATTCATCGTTTAAATTTATAAAGATATAAGGGTAGGTCTTGTCGTCACGAAGCAAGATGTTGTATTTTGGCTTAAGCTGCTTGATGAATGAATTTTCAAGTATGAGCGCGTCTGCCTCGCTTGGCGTGACGATGTATTCAAGATGCACAGCCTCGCTTATCATCTTTAAAATTCTTGGGCTTAGCTTTTCAGCTGGAGCTAAGCTTGGGGTAAATTTAAAGTAGCTTTTGACCCTGTTTTTTAAAATTTTGGCCTTGCCGACATATAAAAGTCTATTTTGAGTATCAAAATATTGATATACGCCAGGCTCATTTGGAAGCGTTCTTATCTCGTCTATTAGCATCTTGCCTGCTCGTTTTTCTTTAGCAAAATTTCTCTTAGCTCTTCAAATTTATTATAAATTTGCTCATTTGTGGCTAAATTTTTAAACTCGCCTTTGCTTGCTGGCGCGATGAAATTTGACCTTTGCGTAGGTTGAGGCGTGAAAAATTTTAGATATTTGCTCACGATAAATCTTATATTTTCTTCTTTTTTGTTTTTTATATAGTTGATCTCGCTAAGAGGTTTTGGCTCGATGACGCTTGCAAAAATGCTATCTTTATTAAATTTGCAAAAGGTTTTTAATAACCCTTTTATATCATTTATACTACTATCACGTCTAAGCTCCAAAAGCCCTGAGGGATGAGTGAGAACGAAGGTTAATATGCCTTCTCTAACATAGCAAAAAGCTATGTAAAATCGCTTTGCTTTACCCATGAGGCGAAGAAGCTCTTGGCACTCGTCTGCCATGCTTAATTTTTCTTTATACAAAGGATTTTCGTGGATAGCATCTATCATAAATTTGGCGTTTTTCATAAGGCAATCTTATCATCTTTTATTTTAATTTTCGCTCTTTTTGCACTTAGTGGCTGCGGCTACAAGGACGATCCATTTTATGGCGATGCGCCTGTGAAAGAGAAAAAAACTGACAAGATCAATAAAATTTGATCTTAAATTTCGCGTAAGATAAAAATGTAATGCAAGCTTAATAAATTTAACTAACCTAAATTTTAGGCTCATTTAAGTAAAATACGCAAATTTTTATCTTACAAGGAGAGTATATGAGGTTATTTGGACTTCTAGGCTTGTTTTTTGCTATAGCCTTTGGTGCTGACGGAGAAGCTGCGGCTATTGACTTAACTACTACATGGGCGGGAATTTTATCGCTTATCATTTTTGTTGTTGGATACTTTTTCATAGCAGCAGAAGAGAATTTTCACATCGACAAGGCAAAACCTGCCATTTTTATCGGCACTTTTATGTTTTTGCTAATCGGCGTTTATATGCTTATAAACGGCATGGATGTGCATTCGCTAGAGCACGAGGTAAATCACCTGATCTTAGAGATAGCTCAGATCGTCTTTTTCTTAATGGTAGCGATGACATTTATCGAAGCACTTGTTGAAAGAGATGTATTTAACGCACTTAAATACAACCTAGTTTCAAAAGGCTACACCTACAGAAAGCTATTTTGGCTAACTGGAATTTTGGCATTTTTCATTAGCCCAGTGGCTGATAACCTAACAACAGCGCTTATCCTATCAACCGTTCTTTTAACGATAGATAGAAATAATACAAATTTCCTAGTCGCAGGCGCGATAAACATCGTCGTAGCAGCAAACGCAGGCGGAGCGTGGAGTCCATTTGGCGATATCACTACACTTATGGTTTGGGCAGCTGGCAAGTCACCATTTTTAGACTTTTTCGCACTTTTCCCAGCTTCATTTATCGGCTGGTTTGTGACAGCGTTTTTACTTTCACGCATCGTGCCAAATACTGCGCCTCATTTTGACGTCGCAAATGAGCCAAAAGTGGTTATGAAAAAAGGCGGTAAAGCGGTTATCTTTATAGGTGCATTTACTATCTTTTGTGCAGTTATGATGCACCAGTTATTTCACTTGCCAGCTATGTGGGGCATGATGTTTGGCTTCTCGCTACTTAGCCTTTATACATATTATTTCAAAAAAGCTCACAAAGGCGAAGAACCTATGAATGTCTTTCACTATATGTCAAAGATCGAGAACAACACGCTATTTTTCTTTTTTGGAATTTTAGCTGCAGTTGGCGCTCTTCACTTTGCTGGATTTTTAAATTACGCTGTGTCACTTTATGATAAATTTGGCTCAACACCTGTAAATATCGGTGTTGGCTTCCTCTCAGCAGTCGTTGATAACGTCCCTGTTATGTCAGCTGTGCTAAAAGCAAATCCAGCCATGGGAGCTGATGTAGGCGAGTCTATGAGTCAGTGGCTACTTGTGACACTTACAGCTGGTATCGGCGGTTCGATGATTAGTTTTGGCTCAGCAGCTGGCGTTGGAGTAATGGGTAAATTAAAAGGAATTTATACCTTTGGTGCGCATATGAAATATGCATGGATGGTAGTTTTGGGATACATCGTATCACTCATTGTTTGGTATGTGCAGTTTGAAATTTTTCACATCTACTTTTAAAAGGTTATAAATGAACAATACGATTATAGTTTTGGACTTTGGTTCGCAGTATACTCAGCTAATAGCTAGAAGGCTAAGAGAAGAGGGAGTTTATACTGAAATTTTGCCATTTAACGCAAAACTAAGCGATATAAAGGCAAAAAATCCAAAAGGTATCATTTTAAGTGGTGGTCCAGCTAGCGTTTATGCTAAAGATGCTTACTTTTGTGATAATGGCGTTTTTGAGCTAAATATCCCTATACTTGGCGTTTGCTACGGCATGCAGTTACTTGCTCACACGCATGGTGCTGAGGTTTTAGCAGCTGATCACAAAGAGTACGGCAAGGCTGAACTTAGCGTCGTAAAAGAGCACGATCTTTTTAAAGATACACCTTCAAAACAAATCGTATGGATGAGCCATAGCGACTATGTAAAAGACCTACCAAAGGGCTTTGAGGCGATTGCGGTCAGCGAAAATTCGCCTTATTGCGCCTTTGGTGATGATAAACGTAAATTTTATGCGATCCAGTTTCACGCAGAGGTACAACACAGCGAGTATGGCACGCAAATTTTAAAGAATTTTGCTAAACATATCTGCGGCTGCGAGAGCACTTGGAATATGGGAAGCTTCGCTAAGAACAAAATAGAAGAGATAAGAAAAACAGTGGGTACTCACAAGGTGCTCTGCGCGGTTAGCGGCGGTGTGGATAGCTCTGTGACTGCAGCACTTTTAGCAGCCGCTGTGCCTGAAAATTTGATCCTTGTTTTTGTCGATAACGGACTTCTTAGAACAAACGAAAAAGAACAAGTTGAAGCTACATTTAGAACGAAACTTGGCGTTGAGCTAGTTAGCATAGATGCGAGTGAGATATTTTTAGGTCGCTTGGCCGGCGTCGTTGACCCTGAGAAAAAACGCAAGATCATAGGTGAGACATTTATAGAAATTTTTGAAAAAGAGGCTAAAAAGCATGGCGATGTAAAATTTCTCGCTCAAGGCACTCTTTATACTGATATCATCGAAAGCTCAGTTGTCGGCTCAAGCAAGACGATAAAGAGCCACCATAACGTTGGAGGCTTGCCTGACTGGATGACATTTGAGCTAATAGAACCACTAAGAGAAATTTTTAAAGACGAGGTTAGAAAGCTAGGACTTGAGCTTGGACTAAGCCGCGAGCTAGTCTTCCGCCATCCTTTCCCAGGACCCGGTCTTGCTATCCGCATCATGGGCGAGGTAAATAAACCAAGCCTTGAGCTACTTCGTAAAGCTGATGTGATCTTGCGTGATGAATTAAAAAGTAGTGGATGGTATAACAAAACTTGGCAGGCATTTTGCGTACTTTTAAATGTAAATTCTGTTGGCGTTATGGGCGATAATCGCACCTACGAAAACGCTGTTTGCGTGCGCGTGGTAGATGCAAGTGATGGCATGACTGCAAGCTTTTCAAGGCTTCCTTATGATCTGCTTGAAAACGTAAGCCGCCGCATCATAAACGAAGTAAATGGTATAAACCGCGTAGTTTATGACATCTCAAGCAAGCCACCTGCAACGATAGAGTGGGAGTAAAATTTACATCGGTATACAAAATGGAAGTAAACGAAAAATTTGCAATAGACAATAGAGTAACTATTTTTAATGGAGATTGTCTGGAATTATTAAAGGCAATTCCAGACAATTTTTGTGATTTAATTATTACATCACCCCCATATTGCATGGGCAAAGAGTATGAAAATATTCATGATGATATTATTAGTTTTAAGGAGCAACAATCAAAAATATTTAATGATATTTATAGGGTTTTAAAAGTTGGTGGTAGTTTATGTTGGCAGGTGGGATATCATGTTAACAAGGCAGAGATATTTCCTTTAGACTACTATGTGTATCAGGTGTTTTATGAAAGTAGTTTAAAGCATAAAATCCCACTTGTTTTAAGAAATAGAATTATTTGGACTTTTGGACATGGTCTAAATAGTTCAAAACGTTTTAGCGGAAGACATGAAACAATACTATGGTTTACAAAAGGCAAAGAATATAATTTTAATTTAGACAATGTACGTATACCACAAAAATACCCAGGCAAACGTTCATATAAAGGAGGGAATAAAGGGGAATTTAGCGGTAACCCCTTGGGTAAGAACCCATCGGATGTGTGGGATATACCAAATGTTAAGGCCAACCATATAGAAAAAACAAAGCACCCATGTCAATTTCCAATTGCTATCCCACAGAGGCTAATTAAAGCATTAACGCCCATCAATGGAATAGTTTTGGACCCGTTTATGGGTTCTGGAACATCAGGTGTAGCATCCATACTAGAGCAGAGATGCTTTGTGGGAGCAGAGATACAAAAAGAATACTTTAATATTGCCAAAACGCGTATTCAGGAAGCTATTGATGGGGTTATAAAAGTCAGAAAGGATGTACCAGTTATGGAGCCTGACTTAAATAGTTCGGTTGCGATGTTACCAGAAGGATTCCGTAAAATTAGAGAAGGACAAGTATAAATGCCTAAAAGTATTAGAAAATCAAAAAAATCTCCGGAAGAGATAAAAAAAGCAATATTGTCTAGAATTTTTAGGAATAGTATAAAAAATACTTTTATTATGGCTGGTTTTGAATATTTAAATACACTAAATAAACACTTTAAAGTAGGACATAGGACTGTAGAATTAGATTTTATATTTATTTATGAGAATATAATTTTGATTTGTGAAGATACAGCAACAAAAACAGATAAAATTAAAGATCATGTTAGAAAAAAGCATGAGGGATTTGTAGAAATCAATAACAATACAGCAGAGTTTTGCCAATGGCTATATGATAATTTTCAAGGTTCATTTATTAAACAATATTCATTAGATAGATATAAAATCAAGTTTTTGTATTTTCCTCAAGAAAAACTTGATTTTAGTGATG
This genomic stretch from Campylobacter concisus harbors:
- a CDS encoding LptM family lipoprotein; its protein translation is MDSIYHKFGVFHKAILSSFILIFALFALSGCGYKDDPFYGDAPVKEKKTDKINKI
- the nhaD gene encoding sodium:proton antiporter NhaD, whose amino-acid sequence is MRLFGLLGLFFAIAFGADGEAAAIDLTTTWAGILSLIIFVVGYFFIAAEENFHIDKAKPAIFIGTFMFLLIGVYMLINGMDVHSLEHEVNHLILEIAQIVFFLMVAMTFIEALVERDVFNALKYNLVSKGYTYRKLFWLTGILAFFISPVADNLTTALILSTVLLTIDRNNTNFLVAGAINIVVAANAGGAWSPFGDITTLMVWAAGKSPFLDFFALFPASFIGWFVTAFLLSRIVPNTAPHFDVANEPKVVMKKGGKAVIFIGAFTIFCAVMMHQLFHLPAMWGMMFGFSLLSLYTYYFKKAHKGEEPMNVFHYMSKIENNTLFFFFGILAAVGALHFAGFLNYAVSLYDKFGSTPVNIGVGFLSAVVDNVPVMSAVLKANPAMGADVGESMSQWLLVTLTAGIGGSMISFGSAAGVGVMGKLKGIYTFGAHMKYAWMVVLGYIVSLIVWYVQFEIFHIYF
- the guaA gene encoding glutamine-hydrolyzing GMP synthase, whose translation is MNNTIIVLDFGSQYTQLIARRLREEGVYTEILPFNAKLSDIKAKNPKGIILSGGPASVYAKDAYFCDNGVFELNIPILGVCYGMQLLAHTHGAEVLAADHKEYGKAELSVVKEHDLFKDTPSKQIVWMSHSDYVKDLPKGFEAIAVSENSPYCAFGDDKRKFYAIQFHAEVQHSEYGTQILKNFAKHICGCESTWNMGSFAKNKIEEIRKTVGTHKVLCAVSGGVDSSVTAALLAAAVPENLILVFVDNGLLRTNEKEQVEATFRTKLGVELVSIDASEIFLGRLAGVVDPEKKRKIIGETFIEIFEKEAKKHGDVKFLAQGTLYTDIIESSVVGSSKTIKSHHNVGGLPDWMTFELIEPLREIFKDEVRKLGLELGLSRELVFRHPFPGPGLAIRIMGEVNKPSLELLRKADVILRDELKSSGWYNKTWQAFCVLLNVNSVGVMGDNRTYENAVCVRVVDASDGMTASFSRLPYDLLENVSRRIINEVNGINRVVYDISSKPPATIEWE
- a CDS encoding DNA-methyltransferase; protein product: MEVNEKFAIDNRVTIFNGDCLELLKAIPDNFCDLIITSPPYCMGKEYENIHDDIISFKEQQSKIFNDIYRVLKVGGSLCWQVGYHVNKAEIFPLDYYVYQVFYESSLKHKIPLVLRNRIIWTFGHGLNSSKRFSGRHETILWFTKGKEYNFNLDNVRIPQKYPGKRSYKGGNKGEFSGNPLGKNPSDVWDIPNVKANHIEKTKHPCQFPIAIPQRLIKALTPINGIVLDPFMGSGTSGVASILEQRCFVGAEIQKEYFNIAKTRIQEAIDGVIKVRKDVPVMEPDLNSSVAMLPEGFRKIREGQV